One window of Paludibacter propionicigenes WB4 genomic DNA carries:
- the metA gene encoding homoserine O-acetyltransferase MetA: MPLNIPVTLPAVDVLREENIFVMDSERASSQEIRPLKIVILNLMPVKITTETDLIRLLSNSPLQIEIDFMHMESHTSKNTPIEHLMTFYKTFDEISKSNYDGMIITGAPVELLEFEEVNYWSEITKIFDWAKTHVTSTLYICWAAQAGLYHHYGVPKYPLSEKMFGVFEHNKFEPQNPIFRGFDDVFYVPHSRHTEVRAEDVRRVPELTLLSESPEAGVYMVMARNGREFFVTGHSEYSPNTLDTEYKRDLAKGLPINIPLNYYRDNDPNNDPLVRWRSHANLMFTNWLNYFVYQETPYDLTKIH, from the coding sequence ATGCCATTAAATATCCCCGTCACATTGCCTGCTGTAGATGTTCTGCGTGAGGAGAATATCTTTGTTATGGATTCGGAGCGAGCTTCCTCTCAGGAAATTCGTCCACTGAAAATTGTGATTCTGAATTTGATGCCGGTGAAAATTACAACCGAGACGGATTTAATCCGGTTGTTGTCAAATTCGCCGCTTCAGATAGAAATAGATTTTATGCATATGGAAAGCCATACGTCTAAAAATACGCCTATTGAGCATTTAATGACTTTCTATAAGACATTTGATGAAATAAGCAAGAGTAACTACGACGGTATGATTATTACCGGTGCTCCGGTGGAGTTGTTAGAATTCGAAGAGGTAAATTACTGGTCTGAAATTACCAAAATATTCGATTGGGCTAAAACGCACGTAACGTCGACACTTTATATTTGTTGGGCTGCGCAGGCAGGGTTATATCATCACTATGGTGTGCCTAAATATCCTCTTTCAGAGAAAATGTTCGGAGTGTTTGAGCACAATAAATTTGAACCTCAAAATCCAATCTTTCGGGGTTTTGATGATGTTTTCTATGTGCCTCACAGTCGGCATACCGAAGTGCGTGCCGAAGACGTTCGTCGCGTGCCAGAGTTGACTTTGCTTTCGGAATCTCCTGAAGCCGGAGTGTATATGGTTATGGCGCGCAATGGTCGTGAGTTTTTTGTTACCGGACATTCGGAGTATTCTCCTAATACGCTTGATACTGAGTATAAACGCGATTTAGCCAAAGGTTTACCAATCAATATTCCACTAAATTATTATCGGGATAATGACCCGAATAATGATCCTTTGGTGCGCTGGCGCAGTCATGCTAACCTGATGTTCACTAATTG